The genomic interval CTgctttgatctcagacttctaaatttccaaaactgtaagaaaacaaatttctgttgtttaaatcaCCCATTATGTGGTACTGTCATGGCAGTCCCAGCAAACTAATACACTTCAAACTCACACTATCTCCTAACTGTGGAAACTTGGATCATGAAAGGGTATAAGGAGGTTATGGAATCATACAGCAAGCCACCTGGGGAAAGTGAGATCAGGAAAATGTTCCAGAGAAGTGACAGCTAAATGGAATGTTTAGTAATAGATGTTCACCCAACAGTGGGGTAACAGGTTACAGGTAGACAGGACTGGAGATGAAAGACTAACTTCTCAGGTTGCTAGAcgtaaactattacatttagaatggatgtATCCATTGACTGTCTTAATGTATCTATGGACTgtcactcaccaggctcctctgtccatggaattctccaggcaagaatcctggagtgggtagtcattgccttctccaggggctcttcctgacccagggatcaaacccaggtctcccacattgcaggcagattctttactgtctaagccaccagggaagccccaatgtatAGCatgggaaactatattcaatattctgttatAAACCATGACAGAGAAGAACATAAAAAGTAAGAATgtacatgtgcatgctaagtcacttcagtcgtgtccgactttttgtgactctatggactatagcctgccaagctcctctgtctgtgggattttccaggcaagaatactgaagtgggttgctatgccctcctccaggggaatcttcccaacccagggactgaacccaagtctcttttttgtctcctgcattggcaggcaggttctttacaactagtgtcacctgggaagccctaagaatgTACATATGTATTTAACAGTCACTTTGCAGTACTGCAGagattgacacaacattgtaaatcaactattattcagtcgctaagccatgtccaactctgcgaccccacagattgcagtatgtcaggcttccctgtccttcactataccctgaagtttactcaaactcatgtccattgagtcagtgatgccattcaaccactgcatcctctattgcccccttctcctcttgccctcaatctttcccagcatcagggtcttttccaaggagtcagctcttcacatcaggtagtcaattttggagcttcagtctcagcacccgtccttccaatgaatattcagggttgatttcctttaggattgactggtttggatctccttccagtccaagggactctcaagtctctagcaccacagtttgaaagcatcaattcttcagtgctcagccttctttatggtccaactctcatatccatacatgactactggaaaaaccatagctttgactacactattaataaaataaaaaaagactaaCTTGCAACATGCCTTCCTCCAACCACTTTTTATCCTACTAATCCATTTTCCCCACTGCTCTAGtgctgctatttctttttttttttttttttttgatagataaaaagtggatatatttagagagaaacacactccacagagcgtgggccatctcagaaggcaagagcagCTGTGCTGTATTTCTAAGATACAAATCATACCATGTTATTCCTGCTCAAAACTCTTCCATAGCTTCCTGCTGCATTCAGGATTAAAGAACCTAAGATCTTAACCCAGTCTCCTAggattcccagcatcaggtcccTATCTTATTCCAGCATTGTTTCATGCCATTCCATACCCCCACTACCCCCACCTCGTTTCCAGTTTGTCACAGAAGACTTCTTTAGGTTTTCCCAACAGCTTCTTCCAGTTACAAAGTTTTCCCCCAAAGCTATCCAATTTGCATGGAACACTATTACCACTCTCACCTCTTTTAACAAATTatttcctactcatccttcagatcTTAGCCAATTAAATCAGTAGGCTTCTTGCTCTGTGCTTTTTCACAGCACTTCTCCCAACTGTAATTAAACTAATTATGCAATTACTTAGTCCGTTTCAAGTAAGCTGCAGGGACCTGTGTCTTAGTTATAGCTATATCCCCAGGGCCTAGCATTTGTGTCTAACCCATATAAGGACTCCATTAATATCTTCTGAATGAAGAGCAATTGTTCAACTAGCAAACTAAAATGAGTTTTATGTGATTGGAGTTTAGAAGGTTTTTCCAAAAACCCTCCTAAAATCTTAGTTGTCTCTGGTGGGACCATAAATTATATAAGATAGAACCTTAGGTACAGTGACAAGTTTTGGTGCTGACTCTGCCTCCTTCAGGTAGCCTATGCACATTGACTATAGTGTCTGAGAGAAAAAGCCTCTGTCCTGATTCTCCAAGCTGGAACTCCCAAACTTCAGAATGTAagtttttttggctcttcatattcctAAATCAAGGCACTAACTAGGAGGAGGGGCAGAGTGTGGGAACTCAAGACCCATGCCCAGCAGGACCAAGAAACCACAGGACTCTGATATCAGTCCGTAAGTGACCAATTTTTGTTATTCTCACAAAGACTACTCTGGGGCGGCATGCAGTGCTAATAGATGCCACTAGATGGCGATACTCCACTAATGTATCTAACTTATGAAAGTGGAAATGGAATTCAGCTATATGCTTGTTTCTCCAGAACTGAGAAAACAAGGGGGTTTGGGCTCAGGGCAGGTCACACCCAGCATCCCAAAGAGAAACAATTTCCATACCAAGTCTGACCAGACAAATAAGACAACCAAGTAGCATGGATGGATACTCCAAGGGCTTTATTAACTCCTTCTTTCTGGGGACCGCAGGAGCTTACAGCCGGAGAGATGAAAAGGAAGCCAGGAAACTGTGATCTCAATATGGGTCATTGAAGGGGTAGAGAGGGTGCCCTGCATCTCTTGGGACCCTCTTCCCATCCacctggagagacagacagattaCTCCATTAGCAGGAAGTGACATTCCCGCACCCTGCCCGTCCCCCTAGTTAGACATTCCAGGACATCTTTTCCCAAGAATCTTCCTGAACAGCCTCACCTGTGTACAGCACTATGACAGATGTCAGTGACAGGGACCTAGCCTCAGAGAATGCCACAGTACCAACAGCATTCCAGCACCAAACCCACAGCCTGGTACGTGGCTGACTCTATCCCTAAGAGTTTACAGTCTCAGCTGGGATAAGGAACTATTTATTTCCCATTCAAACAAGGTTGAGAATGCCCCATTTATACTGAGAAATTGTTACGTGTCAGGAACTGGGATCATTTTACACATAGGAAGCTAAAGCTTAGACAAGTTAAATCGCTTGCTCTAGGTTACAAGGTATTGAGAGTCAGGACTGGAACTCACAGGCTAAATGCCTTATCCCTGAACCAGATTACTTCTGGGAgctcaataaagaaaaaacagcCCACTGTGTCCAGGACAGCAATCCTACCAACAATACCATCCTGCCAAGCCTCTAATCAGCAACATGAAGGCCAGAATGCTGCCCCGAATCTCACATTCCCTGATTCTGGGGGGTGATACACACTCACCGTAAGCATGGGCACAATGAATCGCAAGTTTTTATTCAGGGCATCCAGCTGCTTCATCTCCTCTGGGCTAAAGGTGAAGTCAAACACCTGGGAATGGAAGGTGGGGGTCAGGAAAGCCAGTTTTGTGAGTAGAAGTTGGGGTTCCAGACCACTGCCTTTTTAGCCAGAGTCAGGGTCAGACTGTCCCAGTGGGCTAAAGAAGACAGGACAGACACATCAAGTACCTGGATGTTCTCAAGGATACGGGAAGGTGTGACACTCTTGGGGATGCAGCTCACTTTCCGCTGGACCTGCCACCTAAGTGGGGGATGGAAGTAAACGAAACAGTCAGTACTCATGAGCATTTTGTCCTCCATGCAGGCTTCTCTGAGCTCCTAGAGCCCCCGAGCCCCACTGGAAGAAGGAACGAGCCTCAGAATGGCCTCTCCCGAGATAACACGGCAAGATTCTCAGTCTCATTCAGGCACTGGGAACCCCTCAACCCTTGCCTCCCAGCCCAGGAGCCCTCTCCCTAACCTGATTGTCTTTCCCTAAGACTGCTCTTACCGGAGCAAGATCTGAGCTGGAGACCGACCATGCTTTTCAGCCAATGCCAGGACCACTGGCTCCTTAAGCAGGACAGGCTCCTCAGGATCACGCCATGCCCGATCAGAGGAACCCAGAGGGCTATAAGCAGTCACCTCCAGGCCTCGTGCTTGGCAGTGGGCAATCAGCTCATTCTGAGCCAGGTATGGGTGGCATTCCACCTAAGCCAAGAAACAACCTATCAGCACGGGGTGGCCGCAGCTGGCTTGCTGGCCCCACCGGGACATGCACGTTCTGACCAACCCTGAATTGCTGACCCCCCACTTCCCCTCACTCTGCTTTTCTCACTCTCTAGACAGTTTTCCAAggtctatttcattcttttcccacaCTTCGGAGGATTTCTGCACCAACACTTCTGACAACTTTCTAGCTATTTCCTGAAGTAAATTCATCATCTGCTCACTCATGTTCAtttacacacacgcacgcacacacacacatacatgcacaccatCTCCAAACCAACTGATCTGCTTTGCTGTGCTCACCTGCAGGACAGCTGGGCGCACAGAGGCCATGCTGAGCACATCATCAATCTGCCGACTGTTGAAGTTGGACAGACCCAGGGCCCGCACCAGCCCCTTAGCCACCAGTGCCTCCAGAGCCCTCCAGGTCTCCTTGTAGTGGGTGGAGTCATAGCGCATAGTCCCATCAGCATTCTTAGGGAAGGGGCTGTCTCCCCGCCTGAGTGAAAGACAATCCCCCAGGTGTGGGCAcacatgccaggctcctgtctatcTGCCGTCCAGCCATTCTACATCCCATGATCAAAGCCCAGAAAGGGTAAAGGGCTAAGAATGAGAAACAGGCATGGTTTTTCACCTTTCAGGTCATGATCCAAGTGTTAACTCCACATGGAATGCCCATccccccttctcttcttcctaGACGCAGATTATATCCCCTCCCCTCTGGGAAGTCATCCTTAACTCCTTCTGCCCCGTCTCGGGAAACTGCATTGTAGGCTCCTACAGCCTTCTTCAAGTACAGAGCACGGAGCTATGGTCGTCTCCTCCCATACCCTCTGTGGGAGCTTACTCTACTGCAACCCCAGGGCCGAGCCCAGAAAAAGCTAGAACATTTCCCCAATGTATAAAGGCAGCAAGAGGACTCATCCGTATACACCCTAGGATACATGCCATGTGAAGCGGCACTCCATTTTTCTGTAGCTAGACTGTAGCAGAAAAGACTGAGTACTCCTCTCTTGCTCAGCTCCTATAACTTACAAAAAGTTACTAACATGACTCCCCCAGTCCCTGATTCCTAGATGAAGACCCTGGCAAGGCTCACTCAAAGGCATAAGGCCAGTGCATCAGGTACAGGTCCAGATACTCCAGCTGCAGGTCAGCAAGTGTCTTCCGGAGGGCAGGCTCCACATCCTCGGGGTGGTGCTTTGTGTTCCACAGCTTGGAAGTCACAAAGAGCTCCTCCCGAGGCACCAACTGGTACAGGGGGCAGAGTCCACAGTGAGAAGAGCCAAGGGCACCCAGTTTTGCCCACCCTCACCTTTAGGAGAAGAATTAGAAGGAAGCTGATGCCAGATCCCTCTAGTCAGCCCTTAGCCCCAGCCTCTGAGTCttctcaccccacccctctgtAGCCCGTCCTCACCTTGCCAGGTCCCACATTCTCCTTCAGGGCTTCCCCGATTTCAGTCTCATTGCCATAGATAGCAGCACAGTCAATGTGGCGGTAGCCTACACTCAGGGCATACTTAATAGCTGCTTTAACCTGCCAGGCGAGAAAAGCAAAAGTTTCAACTCTGTTGGCCTGGACCAGCAACTGCCCTCCTGAGGGTCActgatggggggagggggcaggaattTATCACTGTAGTCATCCACACGGTGGAAGTGAGAAGATAGAAGATGACTCCAGTCTTGGGGACCAGAAGTCTCTGTGGAGACCCCAAACCCTTTTTCCTCCCCGCCACTAACTTTCAAGGTTCCTTCCTATCCAAGCGAACTCAGCAGGGCCCAGCAAAAACTAACAACATGTTCCCTGCTAGATGCTCAGAAGATGGATGGATACATCGATAGGACAGAAAGCAGAAGTATAGTCATGGAGATAGGTTCCAACCCTGAGGAGCTGGTTAGGGAAACGTGATACACAGGTAAGTAGTTCCCAGAGCAAGGCCACATGGAGAGGGATCCTTAGGAAGCCatgtggggacttccttggtggtccagtggttaagaatccacctgccaaagcaggggacatgggttccacccctggtccaggaaggttctacatgccatgaagcaactaagcctgtgcattgcAGCTATTGAGCTGCGGAGACTAGAGCCCGTGCtgcacaataagagaagccattgcaatgagaagcccatgcactgtgactagagagtagtccccgctcactgcactgcaactagagacagTCTGtgtgcagcaaagacccagtgcagcccaaaaatgtaaataaaaaatcacacatatatataaattgaaattccattttaaatatatatatatatatatttaaaggggAAGCCATGTAGACCATGGCTCAGACAAGTAGAAGAGGTGAAGGGGGGAGAAGGGAAAACTAAGGAAGGTGGAAAAGTGAAATAGAAGCTGGGCCCAGAGTCTCCCACCAGAAGAGAATAAAGCAGGCACCAAGGAGGATGATGAGTCAGGCAATTTGTTATAAACCAGATTAGAAACATGGCATCAGGAGCAGATCCAAGGGTGTTAGGCGCCCTGTCACTCAAGATCCCCATTTAGGTGCAGTTGTTACTATCCAGACATGTGCCCTTCTCACCGACCCTACTCCATCCCATTTCCCACCCCTCCATCCCTGACCCCGTCTTGGCCCTGGCTCTGGCCTCCACCCCCAGCCTTCGTCTAGCTCCTGGACTTGTCCCAGGCAGTGTCAGTGCCTGCCTACAGCACCAGACTCTAGGCAGCTGtagaaaggaaagcaaaaggagaaaaggcagaCAGAGTTCATTCAACCACGCCACCAATCCCAGCCTAAATCCCAGAAAGAAGAGGCTGTTCTCCCTGCCAGAGTTCCTCCCAAACTTCTATCAACTCTGACTCAGATTCCAAGAACAAGGAACACCCAGGTGGGAGCTGCTCCACCCCAGGTGGTAGCTGAGTCTCTACCTGTGTCCATCCACGAAAGCAGGTTTTCATTCCCAGGCTCCCCTGGGCTGGAAGGTCTATAGCAGGGGTTACTAAACTCCAGCTAGCAgatgccttttgttttttttcagccCTTGAGCTAAGaacaagttttatatttttaaatagttatataAGTACATAACCACCTGCATTTTGCAAGTTGTCTGACAAAATCTAAATTATTAACCACCATGTCCTTTAAGAAACAGTTTGCTGACCTTAGGTAAAAACAGTTGACCGAGTTATTCTTTAGTTATTCTTTATGCTGCGTGTATCtggctacatattgtcaccccGTAtcaggctgcatattgtcaccggtatcaggctatatattgtcaccctgcttatttaacttatatacagagtacatcacgcaaaatgcctggctggatgaagcacaagctggaatcaagattgccaggagaaatatcaataatgcagatgacaccacccctatggcagaaagcgaagaggaactaaagatcctcttgatgaaggtgaaagaggagagtgaaaaagttgaattaaaactcaacattcagaagactaagaatcatggcatccagttttaccacttcatggcaaatagatggggaaacaatggaaacagtgacagtctttattttcttgggctctaaaatcactgcagatggtgactgcagccatgaaattaaaagacgcttgctccttggaagaacagctatgaccaacctagatagtgtactaaaaagcagagacattactttgccaacaaaggtccatctagtcaaagctatggcttttccagtagtcaagtatggatgtgagagttggaccataaagaaggctgaacactgaagaattgatgctttggaactgtggtgttggaaaagactcttgagagtctcttggactgcaaggagaccaaattagtcaattctaaaggaaatcaatcctgaatattcattggacggactgatgctgaggctgaagttcaaataatttggccacctgatacaaagagccaactcattggaaaagaccctgatactggaatggcaggaggagaaggtgacgacagaggatgaaatggttggatgacatcaccgattcaatggacgtgagtctgagcaagctcaaggagatggtgaaggacaggaaagcctggtgtgctgcagtccaaggggttgcaaagagtcggacaggactgaacaactgaacaacaacctgctGTGTATAAGGAACCAAATGTGGAACAGAAACacgatcacaaaaaaaaaaaaaaagaaaacacgaTCACAGCGCAGGGTGATAAATGGCACCGTAGGGGTCAGCCCAGGGTCAGGCACAAAGGAGTCCCACATCTCCACAGCACTCAGTGCAGATCATCAGGGAATGGGCTCCTTCCTATGCTTGAGGCCCTGCTGGGCCCCTTAACCACTGCTCTGAATCAGTTGGGGACGCCAAGAGCTCACTATGCGTCCCTTCTTCCCTTGTTTCTTCCCACTGCCCTCCAGGCTTATCCCTACCAGATGTGAAGTATAGGGGTGGGGGTGATAGTGAAAACACAAGGACCCTTTCCCCAATAGTGCCTTTTCCCTAGAAGAGGGTCAAGAACCCCCTtcttctgcccccacccctcacctggcCAGGGTCGCTCTTCCAGGTGCCCAGTCCAATCAGGGGCATCTTCTGCCCAGTGTGTAGGAGGATACAGGAAGCCGCCATTGCCCCTGAAACACAGATGGAAGAGAATGGTGTGAGGGTCAGTGCTGCTCTTGGGGCGACTGGTCAAGGCTCCTGTAAAACATGGGAGGAAAGGGGTACAGAGGTGACAGGAAAACAGACACTGGGTCATGTGTATATGCCTGGGAGCAAAGGCGGCTGAGAGAGGGTGCCCAGAACCAACCAAAGCCAGTAGCTCCCAGACAAACACTAACAGGACCACCAGTCTGGCTGCCCTTCCTTTCACCAGGCTAAGGGTCTGGTTAAAGAGCTCTTAAACCTAAAAACAAAGGTGAGGTGGCTCCCCAGAAGTACTCGACCTTGACTACATGAGGTCTCAAGCCAGTATAAGATAAGCAAAGGCCTTTATGAGACAAAGGGAGACCAGATGACAGACAGGCTCAGGATCGAAGGATGAGATGAACGTTCCAGGAGATTGTTAGCATTACAGAGACTGAGTCCCTCTCACAGAGATCTGATCAGCCATGCTATGAGGCCTGAGTGGGCTCTTACAAGGGAAGtatcctattttttagattaaaaaaaaaaaaacaggcccaGACAGATAAAGTTATTTGCCCCAAATCAACAGCTAAGTGACAGAGAGAGCCAACAGTTCAAGAAGGAGCTGATAGAAAAGGCAGGAAAAGGCAAGTGAACACAGGCCAATAAAATACATGTGCTATGCCTCACAGCAGACTCGTGTACACTGTATTACAGAAAAACAAGTGACTTCTGTAGGGCAAGGACAAGAGAATAAtaacattgtctttttttttttaatatttatttattcagctgcaccgggtcttagttgcagcacacaggatcttcaatcttcactgcagcatgcgagatctttagctgtggcatgcaggatcttttagtagcagcataactcttttttttttttcccccagcataactcttatttgcagcatgtgggatcaagtttcctgaccagggattgaacccaggccctctgcattgggagtgcagagtcttagccactggagcactAGCGAAGTCCCAACACTAGCTTTTAAGATGAGTTGGATTGTCCCAAGAGTAaagggaaggacttccctggtggcacaatggatgagaatccgcctgccaatgcaggggacactggttcaatccctggtccgggaagatttcacatgccccaGAGTAACCACTGAGCCTGAAATCCAGAGCCCAAATAATTCAAAAACTGAAGCTCTGCTGCCTAgaacctgtgccctgcaacaagggaagccaccgcaatgggaagcccgagtactgcaacaaagagtagatTCCACTAGCctaaactaaagaaagcctgcgcaaagcaacaaagacccagtgcagccaaaaataaacaaattttttttaaaaaagaggagtcTTTCCAGGAAGAGGAACCAGACACAGAACTTCAGTGTAGTGGAAAGCAGTAAATCACATGTATCTAAAAATTTCCAAGTGAACAAAGCACGTGGGTAATTGCAACAACCCCTTTTGGAGAGCTATGAAAATCAGAAGTCTCCAGTGGCCCAAGAATACTCATTCAGTCAGTAGATGATGAATGGTCTTATGctagacacaagagacacagatattcAAATAGTTCTTGCTCtctgggagttcatggtctggtcaggagaggacagaggatgtCACAACACATAAGACGGGACCAAAACCTGCACAAGGGCTACAAGAAAAAAGTGACCTGGCTGGGATGGCTTCTTGGAGGTGACATGTGAGTCGAGCTTTGATGAACAGGATTTATCCAAtagaaggggaaggagaaagagggCTCACCCCAAGAATCAACATAGAAACAACCTTTTCCCTTGCTCTCATCAATACTGTAATCATTCTCTTAGGGTTGAGTTCATTGCTGGTCAACACCTTTATTATCATGACCTTTGTTTCCAAGTTCAGAAAGGATATCAAGAATATTATGGTAGAGTAGGTAACTGGATAAGTTACAAGTATAACTGACACACCAACACTGTCCTTCTTAACATTTCTGACTcaggaagaatttttttaaggttattactttattatttatttatttttgccttgtggcaagtgggatctttgttctctgacaagggatcaaacccacacccccggcaccctctgcagtggaagtgcagagtcttaaccactggaccaccaggaagactATTATAgtctagtgggcttcccaggaggctcagtggtaaagaactgccacctaccaatgcaggaaacacaactgcgggtttgatccctgggtcgggaaaatgccctggagtaggaaatggcaaacca from Dama dama isolate Ldn47 chromosome 20, ASM3311817v1, whole genome shotgun sequence carries:
- the AKR1A1 gene encoding aldo-keto reductase family 1 member A1 isoform X1, producing MLVGNPLITILRNGWCSLRAQASAPRLLSGGAMAASCILLHTGQKMPLIGLGTWKSDPGQVKAAIKYALSVGYRHIDCAAIYGNETEIGEALKENVGPGKLVPREELFVTSKLWNTKHHPEDVEPALRKTLADLQLEYLDLYLMHWPYAFERGDSPFPKNADGTMRYDSTHYKETWRALEALVAKGLVRALGLSNFNSRQIDDVLSMASVRPAVLQVECHPYLAQNELIAHCQARGLEVTAYSPLGSSDRAWRDPEEPVLLKEPVVLALAEKHGRSPAQILLRWQVQRKVSCIPKSVTPSRILENIQVFDFTFSPEEMKQLDALNKNLRFIVPMLTVDGKRVPRDAGHPLYPFNDPY
- the AKR1A1 gene encoding aldo-keto reductase family 1 member A1 isoform X2, translated to MAASCILLHTGQKMPLIGLGTWKSDPGQVKAAIKYALSVGYRHIDCAAIYGNETEIGEALKENVGPGKLVPREELFVTSKLWNTKHHPEDVEPALRKTLADLQLEYLDLYLMHWPYAFERGDSPFPKNADGTMRYDSTHYKETWRALEALVAKGLVRALGLSNFNSRQIDDVLSMASVRPAVLQVECHPYLAQNELIAHCQARGLEVTAYSPLGSSDRAWRDPEEPVLLKEPVVLALAEKHGRSPAQILLRWQVQRKVSCIPKSVTPSRILENIQVFDFTFSPEEMKQLDALNKNLRFIVPMLTVDGKRVPRDAGHPLYPFNDPY
- the AKR1A1 gene encoding aldo-keto reductase family 1 member A1 isoform X3 encodes the protein MLVGNPLITILRNGWCSLRAQASAPRLLSGGAMAASCILLHTGQKMPLIGLGTWKSDPGQLVPREELFVTSKLWNTKHHPEDVEPALRKTLADLQLEYLDLYLMHWPYAFERGDSPFPKNADGTMRYDSTHYKETWRALEALVAKGLVRALGLSNFNSRQIDDVLSMASVRPAVLQVECHPYLAQNELIAHCQARGLEVTAYSPLGSSDRAWRDPEEPVLLKEPVVLALAEKHGRSPAQILLRWQVQRKVSCIPKSVTPSRILENIQVFDFTFSPEEMKQLDALNKNLRFIVPMLTVDGKRVPRDAGHPLYPFNDPY